The genomic segment AGAATAGAATAAAGAATATAGATTTTCAGTTCCGGAGGAACGATTCATTTTGTAGCGCCGGATTTTAATCCGGGGGAGAATAATTAAAGATATAAAGTTTATGGTTAAGATAAAAAATGAAACTAGAAGAAATAAAACGTTTCATATACTAATAACGATTATTGCGTGTGCGCTTGTAATTAGCGGAGTTATTTTAGGAATTTGGTTTTATGTATTCAACAGAAACCACGAAGAAACCAACGACGCGCAAGTCGAACAATATGTAACGCCAATTATGTCGCGTATTACGGGTTATGTGCAGGAAGTTCGTTTTAACGAAAATCAGTTTGTGCATAAAGGAGATACTTTGGTTGTAATTGACAATCGTGAATATAAATCAAAATTGAATGTGGCTCTTGCCGATGTTCAAAACGCACAGCAAAACAGCGTTGTGGCGCAGAAAAATGCTATAAATACAGCAAGTGCAACAGCGATTAACGAAGCGCAGTTGGAAGCCGCAAAATCGAATCTTTGGAAAACAAAATTAGAATACGAAAGATACAAAGCTTTGGTAAGCGAAGAAGCGGCAACTTCTCAGCAATTAGAGAAAGTGAAAGCAGATTACGAATCGGCGCAGGCGCATTTTCAGGAAATGAAAAACAGAATTCATTCGGCGAC from the Flavobacterium sp. genome contains:
- a CDS encoding HlyD family secretion protein, with protein sequence MVKIKNETRRNKTFHILITIIACALVISGVILGIWFYVFNRNHEETNDAQVEQYVTPIMSRITGYVQEVRFNENQFVHKGDTLVVIDNREYKSKLNVALADVQNAQQNSVVAQKNAINTASATAINEAQLEAAKSNLWKTKLEYERYKALVSEEAATSQQLEKVKADYESAQAHFQEMKNRIHSATLSTSVAEANVPTTQTNIASKQAVADNAALFLSYTIITAPYDGWIGKRTLQPGQLVKEGQSLLSIVSKEKWITANFKETQLQYLTVGQDVEIKVDALSDKTFVGTIASLSPASGARFSLLPPDNATGNFVKIEQRIPVRIQLKETDKQTDFLRAGMNITVIAAH